The following are from one region of the Vulpes vulpes isolate BD-2025 chromosome 14, VulVul3, whole genome shotgun sequence genome:
- the CD40 gene encoding tumor necrosis factor receptor superfamily member 5 isoform X2: MVLLPLRCLFWGSLLTTVYPEPRTACREKQYLVDSQCCNMCPPGEKLVNDCLHTIDTECTRCQTGEFLDTWNAERHCHQHKYCDPNLGLHVEKEGTSETDTTCTCDEGLHCTNAACESCTMHSLCPPGLGVKQIATGVSDTVCDPCPIGFFSNVSSALEKCHPWTSCETKGLVKVQAGTNKTDVICGPQPRIRALVVIPIMMGILLVVLLLSACIRESPGKVVKKPENKIFLLSGTYICSSFLGRSWASHFLLTSQLLQELPASWSDGAPFPPAVS; encoded by the exons ATGGTTCTCCTGCCTCTGCGCTGTCTCTTCTGGGGCTCCTTGTTGACCACC GTCTACCCAGAACCACGCACTGCATGCAGAGAAAAGCAATACCTAGTAGACAGTCAGTGCTGTAATATGTGCCCACCAG GAGAGAAACTGGTGAATGACTGCCTACATACCATTGACACGGAATGCACTCGTTGCCAAACAGGCGAATTCCTAGACACTTGGAACGCAGAGAGACACTGTCACCAGCACAAATACTGCGACCCCA ACCTAGGGCTCCATGTCGAGAAGGAGGGCACGTCAGAAACAGACACCACTTGCACATGCGATGAAGGTCTGCATTGTACCAACGCTGCCTGTGAGAGCTGCACCATGCACAGCCTGTGCCCCCCTGGCCTGGGAGTCAAACAGATCG CTACAGGGGTTTCTGATACCGTCTGCGATCCCTGCCCCATCGGCTTCTTCTCCAATGTGTCTTCTGCTTTGGAAAAGTGTCACCCTTGGACAAG CTGTGAAACCAAAGGCCTGGTGAAGGTTCAGGCGGGAACTAACAAGACTGATGTTATCTGTG GTCCCCAGCCTCGGATAAGAGCCCTAGTGGTGATCCCCATCATGATGGGGATCCTGCTTGTTGTCCTGTTGCTGTCTGCCTGCATCCGTGAGTCCCCAG gaAAGGTGGTCAAGAAGCCAGAGAATAAG ATTTTCCTGCTCTCTGGAACCTACATCTGTAGCTCCTTCCTGGGGAGGTCCTGGGCCTCCCACTTCCTTCTGACCTCCCAACTGCTACAGGAGCTGCCTGCTTCTTGGTCAGATGGTGCCCCCTTCCCCCCAGCAGTATCTTAG
- the CD40 gene encoding tumor necrosis factor receptor superfamily member 5 isoform X3 translates to MVLLPLRCLFWGSLLTTVYPEPRTACREKQYLVDSQCCNMCPPGEKLVNDCLHTIDTECTRCQTGEFLDTWNAERHCHQHKYCDPNLGLHVEKEGTSETDTTCTCDEGLHCTNAACESCTMHSLCPPGLGVKQIATGVSDTVCDPCPIGFFSNVSSALEKCHPWTSCETKGLVKVQAGTNKTDVICGPQPRIRALVVIPIMMGILLVVLLLSACIRKVVKKPENKVMCQDPVEDLEEFPMPPHSIAPVQETLHGCQPVTQEDGKESRISVQERV, encoded by the exons ATGGTTCTCCTGCCTCTGCGCTGTCTCTTCTGGGGCTCCTTGTTGACCACC GTCTACCCAGAACCACGCACTGCATGCAGAGAAAAGCAATACCTAGTAGACAGTCAGTGCTGTAATATGTGCCCACCAG GAGAGAAACTGGTGAATGACTGCCTACATACCATTGACACGGAATGCACTCGTTGCCAAACAGGCGAATTCCTAGACACTTGGAACGCAGAGAGACACTGTCACCAGCACAAATACTGCGACCCCA ACCTAGGGCTCCATGTCGAGAAGGAGGGCACGTCAGAAACAGACACCACTTGCACATGCGATGAAGGTCTGCATTGTACCAACGCTGCCTGTGAGAGCTGCACCATGCACAGCCTGTGCCCCCCTGGCCTGGGAGTCAAACAGATCG CTACAGGGGTTTCTGATACCGTCTGCGATCCCTGCCCCATCGGCTTCTTCTCCAATGTGTCTTCTGCTTTGGAAAAGTGTCACCCTTGGACAAG CTGTGAAACCAAAGGCCTGGTGAAGGTTCAGGCGGGAACTAACAAGACTGATGTTATCTGTG GTCCCCAGCCTCGGATAAGAGCCCTAGTGGTGATCCCCATCATGATGGGGATCCTGCTTGTTGTCCTGTTGCTGTCTGCCTGCATCC gaAAGGTGGTCAAGAAGCCAGAGAATAAG GTTATGTGTCAGGACCCTGTGGAGGACTTGGAGGAATTTCCTATGCCCCCGCACTCCATTGCTCCGGTGCAAGAGACCTTACATGGGTGCCAGCCGGTCACCCAGGAGGACGGCAAAGAGAGCCGCATCTCCGTGCAGGAGAGAGTGTGA
- the CD40 gene encoding tumor necrosis factor receptor superfamily member 5 isoform X4: MVLLPLRCLFWGSLLTTVYPEPRTACREKQYLVDSQCCNMCPPGEKLVNDCLHTIDTECTRCQTGEFLDTWNAERHCHQHKYCDPNLGLHVEKEGTSETDTTCTCDEGLHCTNAACESCTMHSLCPPGLGVKQIATGVSDTVCDPCPIGFFSNVSSALEKCHPWTSCETKGLVKVQAGTNKTDVICGPQPRIRALVVIPIMMGILLVVLLLSACIRESPGKVVKKPENKDPVEDLEEFPMPPHSIAPVQETLHGCQPVTQEDGKESRISVQERV; this comes from the exons ATGGTTCTCCTGCCTCTGCGCTGTCTCTTCTGGGGCTCCTTGTTGACCACC GTCTACCCAGAACCACGCACTGCATGCAGAGAAAAGCAATACCTAGTAGACAGTCAGTGCTGTAATATGTGCCCACCAG GAGAGAAACTGGTGAATGACTGCCTACATACCATTGACACGGAATGCACTCGTTGCCAAACAGGCGAATTCCTAGACACTTGGAACGCAGAGAGACACTGTCACCAGCACAAATACTGCGACCCCA ACCTAGGGCTCCATGTCGAGAAGGAGGGCACGTCAGAAACAGACACCACTTGCACATGCGATGAAGGTCTGCATTGTACCAACGCTGCCTGTGAGAGCTGCACCATGCACAGCCTGTGCCCCCCTGGCCTGGGAGTCAAACAGATCG CTACAGGGGTTTCTGATACCGTCTGCGATCCCTGCCCCATCGGCTTCTTCTCCAATGTGTCTTCTGCTTTGGAAAAGTGTCACCCTTGGACAAG CTGTGAAACCAAAGGCCTGGTGAAGGTTCAGGCGGGAACTAACAAGACTGATGTTATCTGTG GTCCCCAGCCTCGGATAAGAGCCCTAGTGGTGATCCCCATCATGATGGGGATCCTGCTTGTTGTCCTGTTGCTGTCTGCCTGCATCCGTGAGTCCCCAG gaAAGGTGGTCAAGAAGCCAGAGAATAAG GACCCTGTGGAGGACTTGGAGGAATTTCCTATGCCCCCGCACTCCATTGCTCCGGTGCAAGAGACCTTACATGGGTGCCAGCCGGTCACCCAGGAGGACGGCAAAGAGAGCCGCATCTCCGTGCAGGAGAGAGTGTGA
- the CD40 gene encoding tumor necrosis factor receptor superfamily member 5 isoform X1 has product MVLLPLRCLFWGSLLTTVYPEPRTACREKQYLVDSQCCNMCPPGEKLVNDCLHTIDTECTRCQTGEFLDTWNAERHCHQHKYCDPNLGLHVEKEGTSETDTTCTCDEGLHCTNAACESCTMHSLCPPGLGVKQIATGVSDTVCDPCPIGFFSNVSSALEKCHPWTSCETKGLVKVQAGTNKTDVICGPQPRIRALVVIPIMMGILLVVLLLSACIRESPGKVVKKPENKVMCQDPVEDLEEFPMPPHSIAPVQETLHGCQPVTQEDGKESRISVQERV; this is encoded by the exons ATGGTTCTCCTGCCTCTGCGCTGTCTCTTCTGGGGCTCCTTGTTGACCACC GTCTACCCAGAACCACGCACTGCATGCAGAGAAAAGCAATACCTAGTAGACAGTCAGTGCTGTAATATGTGCCCACCAG GAGAGAAACTGGTGAATGACTGCCTACATACCATTGACACGGAATGCACTCGTTGCCAAACAGGCGAATTCCTAGACACTTGGAACGCAGAGAGACACTGTCACCAGCACAAATACTGCGACCCCA ACCTAGGGCTCCATGTCGAGAAGGAGGGCACGTCAGAAACAGACACCACTTGCACATGCGATGAAGGTCTGCATTGTACCAACGCTGCCTGTGAGAGCTGCACCATGCACAGCCTGTGCCCCCCTGGCCTGGGAGTCAAACAGATCG CTACAGGGGTTTCTGATACCGTCTGCGATCCCTGCCCCATCGGCTTCTTCTCCAATGTGTCTTCTGCTTTGGAAAAGTGTCACCCTTGGACAAG CTGTGAAACCAAAGGCCTGGTGAAGGTTCAGGCGGGAACTAACAAGACTGATGTTATCTGTG GTCCCCAGCCTCGGATAAGAGCCCTAGTGGTGATCCCCATCATGATGGGGATCCTGCTTGTTGTCCTGTTGCTGTCTGCCTGCATCCGTGAGTCCCCAG gaAAGGTGGTCAAGAAGCCAGAGAATAAG GTTATGTGTCAGGACCCTGTGGAGGACTTGGAGGAATTTCCTATGCCCCCGCACTCCATTGCTCCGGTGCAAGAGACCTTACATGGGTGCCAGCCGGTCACCCAGGAGGACGGCAAAGAGAGCCGCATCTCCGTGCAGGAGAGAGTGTGA
- the CD40 gene encoding tumor necrosis factor receptor superfamily member 5 isoform X6: MVLLPLRCLFWGSLLTTVYPEPRTACREKQYLVDSQCCNMCPPGEKLVNDCLHTIDTECTRCQTGEFLDTWNAERHCHQHKYCDPNLGLHVEKEGTSETDTTCTCDEGLHCTNAACESCTMHSLCPPGLGVKQIATGVSDTVCDPCPIGFFSNVSSALEKCHPWTSCETKGLVKVQAGTNKTDVICGPQPRIRALVVIPIMMGILLVVLLLSACIRKVVKKPENKDPVEDLEEFPMPPHSIAPVQETLHGCQPVTQEDGKESRISVQERV, from the exons ATGGTTCTCCTGCCTCTGCGCTGTCTCTTCTGGGGCTCCTTGTTGACCACC GTCTACCCAGAACCACGCACTGCATGCAGAGAAAAGCAATACCTAGTAGACAGTCAGTGCTGTAATATGTGCCCACCAG GAGAGAAACTGGTGAATGACTGCCTACATACCATTGACACGGAATGCACTCGTTGCCAAACAGGCGAATTCCTAGACACTTGGAACGCAGAGAGACACTGTCACCAGCACAAATACTGCGACCCCA ACCTAGGGCTCCATGTCGAGAAGGAGGGCACGTCAGAAACAGACACCACTTGCACATGCGATGAAGGTCTGCATTGTACCAACGCTGCCTGTGAGAGCTGCACCATGCACAGCCTGTGCCCCCCTGGCCTGGGAGTCAAACAGATCG CTACAGGGGTTTCTGATACCGTCTGCGATCCCTGCCCCATCGGCTTCTTCTCCAATGTGTCTTCTGCTTTGGAAAAGTGTCACCCTTGGACAAG CTGTGAAACCAAAGGCCTGGTGAAGGTTCAGGCGGGAACTAACAAGACTGATGTTATCTGTG GTCCCCAGCCTCGGATAAGAGCCCTAGTGGTGATCCCCATCATGATGGGGATCCTGCTTGTTGTCCTGTTGCTGTCTGCCTGCATCC gaAAGGTGGTCAAGAAGCCAGAGAATAAG GACCCTGTGGAGGACTTGGAGGAATTTCCTATGCCCCCGCACTCCATTGCTCCGGTGCAAGAGACCTTACATGGGTGCCAGCCGGTCACCCAGGAGGACGGCAAAGAGAGCCGCATCTCCGTGCAGGAGAGAGTGTGA
- the CD40 gene encoding tumor necrosis factor receptor superfamily member 5 isoform X7: protein MHSLPNRRIPRHLERRETLSPAQILRPQCVGCWGRDLGLHVEKEGTSETDTTCTCDEGLHCTNAACESCTMHSLCPPGLGVKQIATGVSDTVCDPCPIGFFSNVSSALEKCHPWTSCETKGLVKVQAGTNKTDVICGPQPRIRALVVIPIMMGILLVVLLLSACIRESPGKVVKKPENKVMCQDPVEDLEEFPMPPHSIAPVQETLHGCQPVTQEDGKESRISVQERV, encoded by the exons ATGCACTCGTTGCCAAACAGGCGAATTCCTAGACACTTGGAACGCAGAGAGACACTGTCACCAGCACAAATACTGCGACCCCAGTGCGTGGGCTGCTGGGGAAGGG ACCTAGGGCTCCATGTCGAGAAGGAGGGCACGTCAGAAACAGACACCACTTGCACATGCGATGAAGGTCTGCATTGTACCAACGCTGCCTGTGAGAGCTGCACCATGCACAGCCTGTGCCCCCCTGGCCTGGGAGTCAAACAGATCG CTACAGGGGTTTCTGATACCGTCTGCGATCCCTGCCCCATCGGCTTCTTCTCCAATGTGTCTTCTGCTTTGGAAAAGTGTCACCCTTGGACAAG CTGTGAAACCAAAGGCCTGGTGAAGGTTCAGGCGGGAACTAACAAGACTGATGTTATCTGTG GTCCCCAGCCTCGGATAAGAGCCCTAGTGGTGATCCCCATCATGATGGGGATCCTGCTTGTTGTCCTGTTGCTGTCTGCCTGCATCCGTGAGTCCCCAG gaAAGGTGGTCAAGAAGCCAGAGAATAAG GTTATGTGTCAGGACCCTGTGGAGGACTTGGAGGAATTTCCTATGCCCCCGCACTCCATTGCTCCGGTGCAAGAGACCTTACATGGGTGCCAGCCGGTCACCCAGGAGGACGGCAAAGAGAGCCGCATCTCCGTGCAGGAGAGAGTGTGA
- the CD40 gene encoding tumor necrosis factor receptor superfamily member 5 isoform X5, which produces MVLLPLRCLFWGSLLTTVYPEPRTACREKQYLVDSQCCNMCPPGEKLVNDCLHTIDTECTRCQTGEFLDTWNAERHCHQHKYCDPNLGLHVEKEGTSETDTTCTCDEGLHCTNAACESCTMHSLCPPGLGVKQIATGVSDTVCDPCPIGFFSNVSSALEKCHPWTSCETKGLVKVQAGTNKTDVICGPQPRIRALVVIPIMMGILLVVLLLSACIRKVVKKPENKIFLLSGTYICSSFLGRSWASHFLLTSQLLQELPASWSDGAPFPPAVS; this is translated from the exons ATGGTTCTCCTGCCTCTGCGCTGTCTCTTCTGGGGCTCCTTGTTGACCACC GTCTACCCAGAACCACGCACTGCATGCAGAGAAAAGCAATACCTAGTAGACAGTCAGTGCTGTAATATGTGCCCACCAG GAGAGAAACTGGTGAATGACTGCCTACATACCATTGACACGGAATGCACTCGTTGCCAAACAGGCGAATTCCTAGACACTTGGAACGCAGAGAGACACTGTCACCAGCACAAATACTGCGACCCCA ACCTAGGGCTCCATGTCGAGAAGGAGGGCACGTCAGAAACAGACACCACTTGCACATGCGATGAAGGTCTGCATTGTACCAACGCTGCCTGTGAGAGCTGCACCATGCACAGCCTGTGCCCCCCTGGCCTGGGAGTCAAACAGATCG CTACAGGGGTTTCTGATACCGTCTGCGATCCCTGCCCCATCGGCTTCTTCTCCAATGTGTCTTCTGCTTTGGAAAAGTGTCACCCTTGGACAAG CTGTGAAACCAAAGGCCTGGTGAAGGTTCAGGCGGGAACTAACAAGACTGATGTTATCTGTG GTCCCCAGCCTCGGATAAGAGCCCTAGTGGTGATCCCCATCATGATGGGGATCCTGCTTGTTGTCCTGTTGCTGTCTGCCTGCATCC gaAAGGTGGTCAAGAAGCCAGAGAATAAG ATTTTCCTGCTCTCTGGAACCTACATCTGTAGCTCCTTCCTGGGGAGGTCCTGGGCCTCCCACTTCCTTCTGACCTCCCAACTGCTACAGGAGCTGCCTGCTTCTTGGTCAGATGGTGCCCCCTTCCCCCCAGCAGTATCTTAG